Proteins encoded by one window of Xylocopa sonorina isolate GNS202 chromosome 16, iyXylSono1_principal, whole genome shotgun sequence:
- the LOC143430957 gene encoding uncharacterized protein LOC143430957 isoform X1, with the protein MGQGTDTCTDRPAEVSVIRFVSRNRTIEEIAPKKEVYTCKQRGCGKTFTNQDEYKTHEALEALKIRFICREPGCGEELSDPGSMWRHYQEWHNNETNAFICPFTNCGSLHTTSTTLEEHIENCHRQPATLPTEPEVICFEDPENAVAEEVVQSTEECYEKRTNETFPIKVHRYNDNNEQSIPRNDSVQQQQNKQQVPHDQNTAVDSSKDYSPTRECLNEPGTFPMNENLIPSTENFLSKYEGNANKCSESEIEHSQEKTNVVYVNGDITITKNTKNEMCSISGKNEEHRVQLDNLDRIFRNDHDCEIPKNEETTTETNSNCSDDEEYTPKKQRMSRYKQEIYKCFVNGCGRKYKYISHYRHHQDSHKLATNTLCSNSNSNSNSNSNSNSNSNNNNNNNNNNNHNSNKSLVKLKQGKAPAVSFFLCKIPGCGAQVNNVTGLWKHYQDNHANSKLPIVQGTKNNELFRCKISGCETEFSTTVMLYKHFNEVHSNGTGNNGSTNAKTGNGSSFRYTEMFKDDTTNPRANFKTDIKAKNNININDCTISTDEQRLSSIVKKETRD; encoded by the exons ATGGGCCAAGGTACGGATACCTGCACAGACAGACCTGCTGAAGTTAGCGTAATCAGATTCGTCTCGAGGAATCGTACGATCGAAGAAATCGCTCCAAAGAAG GAGGTGTATACTTGCAAGCAAAGAGGTTGCGGTAAAACGTTCACCAATCAAGACGAATACAAAACGCACGAGGCTCTGGAAGCTTTAAAGATCAGGTTTAT ATGTCGAGAACCGGGATGCGGAGAGGAACTGTCGGATCCTGGAAGTATGTGGCGGCATTATCAAGAATGGCATAACAACGAAACAAACGCGTTTATATGTCCGTTCACAAATTGCGGTTCGTTGCATACGACTAGTACCACCCTAGAAGAACATATCGAAAACTGCCATAGGCAACCGGCGACACTGCCAACCGAACCGGAAGTAATATGTTTCGAGGATCCTGAGAACGCAGTGGCCGAAGAAGTTGTACAAAGTACAGAGGAATGCTACGAAAAGAGAACGAATGAAACTTTTCCCATAAAAGTACATCGGTACAATGATAATAACGAACAAAGTATTCCGAGAAACGACAGTGTACAGCAACAACAAAACAAACAGCAAGTACCGCACGATCAGAATACCGCTGTCGATAGTTCGAAAGATTATTCTCCGACTAGGGAGTGTTTAAACGAACCTGGCACATTTCCTATGAATGAAAATTTAATTCCAAGTACAGAGAACTTCTTATCCAAATACGAGGGTAACGCAAACAAATGTTCGGAATCAGAAATAGAACATTCCCAAGAGAAAACAAACGTAGTTTATGTAAACGGTGACATTACCATTACGAAGAATACAAAGAACGAGATGTGCAGTATAAGTGGAAAGAATGAAGAGCATAGAGTTCAGCTGGACAACCTTGATAGGATCTTCAGAAACGATCATGATTGCGAGATTCCAAAAAACGAGGAAACTACCACCGAAACAAATAGTAATTGTTCGGACGACGAAGAGTACACTCCGAAGAAACAACGCATGTCTAGGTACAAGCAAGAAATTTACAAATGTTTCGTTAATGGCTGCGGGAGAAAATACAAATACATATCCCATTATCGTCACCATCAAGACAGTCATAAATTGGCAACCAATACACTTTGTTCCAATTCCAATTCCAATTCCAATTCCAATTCCAATTCCAATTCCAAttccaacaacaacaacaacaacaacaacaacaacaaccacAACAGCAACAAGTCGCTAGTAAAACTGAAACAAGGGAAAGCACCAGCGGTCAGCTTTTTCTT ATGCAAGATTCCTGGATGCGGAGCACAGGTAAACAATGTAACCGGTCTATGGAAGCATTACCAGGACAATCACGCTAATTCAAAACTGCCAATAGTACAAGGAACTAAGAATAATGAATTATTTCG TTGCAAAATTTCTGGATGCGAAACAGAGTTTAGCACAACGGTAATGTTGTATAAACACTTTAACGAGGTGCATTCAAACGGCACTGGCAATAATGGTAGCACAAACGCAAAGACTGGGAATGGGAGTAGTTTTCGTTATACTGAAATGTTCAAAGATGATACTACCAACCCGCGAGCAAACTTTAAGACTGACATTAAAgcaaaaaataatattaacatAAATGACTGTACGATAAGTACTGATGAACAGAGATTATCATCGATCGTTAAGAAGGAAACTCGGGATTGA
- the Bbs5 gene encoding Bardet-Biedl syndrome 5 protein isoform X1, producing the protein MWQDNEVRFDVSYAHMQLQLGEFTVDKLDLIEDTKGNAGDNGRLIVTNLRIIWHSLILPRINLSIGYNTFITVNIKTIHSLQGKRTQALYILSSFRNCRYEFIFTNQDSKSTRHYTSVIGVYRAYVSSRIYREIKLRSGIINNKQLTLLPQEIVQSTLQDIWNLSLEQGNVGIFILTNIRLVWFAAMNNQFNISIPYLVIASITIKSSKFGPTLVIASTEPSGGYVLGFQINPIRKLHIVYKEILMLSNTYKKFPIFGVDYTFEHRAPLQQQLNMEQHSEIQDNESEISNVFGYYFSEGSNQRKPNFSTYLGVAVEEPRETSTLQSLWELVPQT; encoded by the exons ATGTGGCAAGACAATGAAGTTCGATTCGATGTTTCTTACGC TCATATGCAACTGCAACTGGGGGAATTTACTGTTGATAAACTTGATTTAATAGAAGATACAAAAGGGAACGCTGGTGATAATGGAAGGCTTATAGTGACCAATTTAAGAATTATCTGGCATTCATTAATTCTTCCGAGAATCAATCTAA GTATTGGCTATAATACGTTTATAACAGTAAATATTAAAACTATACACAGT TTACAAGGAAAACGTACGCAAGCTCTATATATTTTATCCTCCTTTCGAAACTGTAGATACGAATTTATATTTACAAATCAAGATTCAAAGAGTACCAGACATTACACGTCTGTTATCGGTGTTTACAG AGCATACGTTTCGTCTAGAATTTATAGAGAAATTAAATTAAGAAGtggaataattaataataaacaaTTAACTTTACTACCACAAGAAATAGTACAGTCAACGTTGCAAGATATTTGGAATCTATCGTTAGAACAG GGAAACGTCGGAATTTTCATTTTGACAAACATACGTTTAGTATGGTTTGCCGCTATGAATAATCAATTTAATATTTCAATTCCTTATCTTGTAATAGCGAGC ATCACTATAAAGAGCTCCAAATTTGGTCCAACTCTAGTTATCGCCAGTACTGAACCGAGCGGAGGTTACGTATTAGGATTTCAAATTAATCCCATCCGAAAGCTTCATATCGTTTATAAGGAAATCTTAATGTTATCGAATACGTATAAAAAGTTTCCTATTTTTGGCGTCGATTATACGTTTGAACATCGG GCTCCATTACAACAACAGTTAAACATGGAACAACATTCTGAGATTCAAGATAACGAAAGTGAAATTTCAAATGTGTTTGGTTACTACTTTTCCGAAGGATCGAATCAAAGGAAACCAAATTTTTCAACTTATTTAGGTGTTGCGGTGGAAGAACCTCGAGAAACTAGTACATTGCAAAGTTTATGGGAACTTGTGCCTCAAACATAA
- the Ids gene encoding iduronate 2-sulfatase: protein MFFSILYFINLIGWCTARRENFLFIIVDDLRTALGSYGDTRAYTPNIDRLATEAVIFSEAFAQQALCAPSRNSFLTSRRPDTLQLYDFYSYWRKDVGNFTTLPQHLKNNGYITKSIGKVFHPGISSNDSDDSPYSWSETPFHPFTERYKDAPVCQTRAQTLLARNLVCPVKILSMPNETLPDMEILREAKRFLFNHAKNTTPFFLAVGFQKPHIPFKYPRRYLKYHPLNKFQVPKPYKWPKNVSTMAYNPWNDLRKREDVAALNLKFPWEKIPKSFARLIIQSYYASVTYIDDLVGKLLNQLKVLSIRQNTTIILTSDHGWSLGEHAAWAKYSNYNVALRVPLIISIPDLTSETSRGRMDVNDVSEKSDPSSLKNSDGTNIDSIVELIDIFPTIADLANISIPVCTNRNMETTCSEGTTLMPLIRAALKKESVSWKNMAFGQYPRPSSVPSVHPNSDEPRLNEIKAMGYTIRTIKYRYTIWVPFKSDAKVPDWNSTIAEELYNHDKDKGENRNVAYFQKYAKLKKKLKCLLRYGWRSSTKQFQLLNHT, encoded by the exons ATGTTTTtttctatattatattttataaatttaatCGGTTGGTGTACAGCTCGGAGGGAAAATTTTCTTTTCATAATCGTCGATGATTTAAGAACAGCTTTGGGAAGTTACGGCGACACGAGAGCTTATACGCCAAATATTGATCGGTTAGCAACGGAGGCGGTCATTTTCTCTGAAGCGTTTGCTCAG CAAGCTCTATGCGCGCCAAGCAGAAACTCATTTTTAACAAGCAGGAGACCCGATACGCTTCAGCTGTATGATTTTTATAGTTATTGGCGAAAAGATGTTGGTAATTTTACAACGTTACCTCAACATTTGAAGAACAATGGATACATTACCAAATCGATAGGAAAAGTTTTTCATCCAG GAATAAGTTCAAACGATTCCGACGACAGTCCTTATTCCTGGTCTGAAACTCCTTTTCATCCGTTCACAGAACGATACAAAGATGCTCCAGTCTGCCAAACAAGAGCTCAAACGTTACTCGCACGAAATCTT GTGTGTCCGGTTAAAATTTTATCAATGCCCAATGAAACATTGCCAGACATGGAAATATTAAGAGAAGCTAAACGCTTTCTATTTAATCACGCAAAAAATACTACACCTTTCTTTTTAGCAGTTGGTTTCCAGAAACCACATATACCATTCAAATACCCTCGGAGATATCTAA aatatcatCCACTGAATAAGTTTCAAGTACCAAAACCGTACAAGTGGCCAAAAAATGTTAGTACCATGGCTTATAATCCATGGAATGATTTAAGAAAAAGAGAAGATGTTGCAGCTTTGAATCTCAAGTTTCCATGGGAAAAAATACCTA AAAGTTTCGCTAGATTAATTATTCAGTCGTATTACGCTTCTGTAACATATATCGATGATTTAGTCGGTAAATTATTAAATCAGTTGAAAGTTTTATCGATCCGACAAAATACTACTATAATATTAACTTCTGAtcatg GATGGTCATTAGGAGAACACGCAGCATGGGCAAAATATAGTAATTATAACGTTGCTTTAAGAGTTCCATTAATAATATCGATACCAGACCTTACATCCGAAACATCGAGAGGAAGGATGGATGTAAACGATGTATCGGAAAAAAGTGATCCGTCATCATTAAAAAACTCGGATGGGACAAATATAGACTCGATAGTAGAATTGATTGATATTTTTCCAACGATCGCAGATTTGGCAAATATTTCGATTCCTGTTTGTACAAATAGAAATATGGAAACTACTTGTAGCGAAGGAACTACTCTTATGCCCCTTATAAGAGCTGCTTTAAAAAAAGAG TCGGTATCGTGGAAAAATATGGCCTTTGGACAATATCCAAGACCAAGTAGCGTACCTTCGGTACATCCAAATAGCGATGAACCACGTTTAAATGAAATTAAAGCAATGGGATATACAATAAGAACGATCAAGTATCGTTATACAATTTGGGTACCCTTTAAATCTGATGCTAAAGTACCAGATTGGAATTCTACCATTGCAGAAGAATTGTATAATCACGATAAAGACAAAGGTGAAAATCGGAACGTAGCATATTTTCAGAAATATGCAAAGTTAAAGAAGAAATTAAAGTGTTTACTGCGATACGGTTGGAGAAGTTCTACCAAACAATTTCAACTTCTAAATCACACTTGA
- the Bbs5 gene encoding Bardet-Biedl syndrome 5 protein isoform X2, whose translation MWQDNEVRFDVSYAHMQLQLGEFTVDKLDLIEDTKGNAGIGYNTFITVNIKTIHSLQGKRTQALYILSSFRNCRYEFIFTNQDSKSTRHYTSVIGVYRAYVSSRIYREIKLRSGIINNKQLTLLPQEIVQSTLQDIWNLSLEQGNVGIFILTNIRLVWFAAMNNQFNISIPYLVIASITIKSSKFGPTLVIASTEPSGGYVLGFQINPIRKLHIVYKEILMLSNTYKKFPIFGVDYTFEHRAPLQQQLNMEQHSEIQDNESEISNVFGYYFSEGSNQRKPNFSTYLGVAVEEPRETSTLQSLWELVPQT comes from the exons ATGTGGCAAGACAATGAAGTTCGATTCGATGTTTCTTACGC TCATATGCAACTGCAACTGGGGGAATTTACTGTTGATAAACTTGATTTAATAGAAGATACAAAAGGGAACGCTG GTATTGGCTATAATACGTTTATAACAGTAAATATTAAAACTATACACAGT TTACAAGGAAAACGTACGCAAGCTCTATATATTTTATCCTCCTTTCGAAACTGTAGATACGAATTTATATTTACAAATCAAGATTCAAAGAGTACCAGACATTACACGTCTGTTATCGGTGTTTACAG AGCATACGTTTCGTCTAGAATTTATAGAGAAATTAAATTAAGAAGtggaataattaataataaacaaTTAACTTTACTACCACAAGAAATAGTACAGTCAACGTTGCAAGATATTTGGAATCTATCGTTAGAACAG GGAAACGTCGGAATTTTCATTTTGACAAACATACGTTTAGTATGGTTTGCCGCTATGAATAATCAATTTAATATTTCAATTCCTTATCTTGTAATAGCGAGC ATCACTATAAAGAGCTCCAAATTTGGTCCAACTCTAGTTATCGCCAGTACTGAACCGAGCGGAGGTTACGTATTAGGATTTCAAATTAATCCCATCCGAAAGCTTCATATCGTTTATAAGGAAATCTTAATGTTATCGAATACGTATAAAAAGTTTCCTATTTTTGGCGTCGATTATACGTTTGAACATCGG GCTCCATTACAACAACAGTTAAACATGGAACAACATTCTGAGATTCAAGATAACGAAAGTGAAATTTCAAATGTGTTTGGTTACTACTTTTCCGAAGGATCGAATCAAAGGAAACCAAATTTTTCAACTTATTTAGGTGTTGCGGTGGAAGAACCTCGAGAAACTAGTACATTGCAAAGTTTATGGGAACTTGTGCCTCAAACATAA
- the Adp gene encoding WD and tetratricopeptide repeats 1 — MKMLPNIHDKDYRVLDLVRQREIRDSMAYTVSQKLHVTENLISRLGLEKELFGHTGCVNCLEWNESGQILASASDDMNIILWDPFRYEKKLVLHTRHQGNIFSVKFMPKSNDRILVSGAGDGKVRVRDLTLVEPIFSCNCHIGRVKRIATATTVPFLFWSAAEDGLVLQYDIRAPHNCKSNDFNSVLVNLINHAGRYAEGKCISVNPKKPELIAIGANDAYIRMYDRRMIKLSQVPISSPHSRWTSGNVCIRLAGAGDPDENVPLGCAQYFIAGHLHSRQRDCNRSFTTTYLTFSADGNELLVNMGGEQIYLFDVNNPKNLKTCFGYSTNMYLGDFGKCYTDEDKDITDFTKKNIKILPPHVEELKRQANESFEQEKYTLAINLYNKAISYCPTAAVLFANRAAACMKRTWDGDIYAALKDCQTTLLLDPGHVKAHFRLARCLFDLHQSVEADKVIKDFQQKFPEYASNSACKALKMDIKEAIESGRDSDINKTIIQISEYEQEWRRNTIDYKMRFCGHCNTTTDIKEANFFGNNGQYIVAGSDDGSFFIWDRNTTNIVRVLRGDERIVNCLQPHPSTCLLATSGIDPVVRLWSPLPEDGSINEREIQNLEDAASANQIRMNSDPFEVMLMNMGYRFPLQQTGLNEDDDNQDQSIVQPLNCRPS, encoded by the exons atgaaaatgcttcCCAACATACACGATAAGGATTACAGAGTCCTGGATTTGGTACGCCAACGTGAGATACGG GATTCCATGGCGTATACAGTGTCTCAGAAGTTGCACGTAACGGAAAATTTAATATCCAGATTAGGACTGGAGAAAGAGTTGTTTGGTCACACAGGATGCGTCAATTGTTTGGAATGGAACGAAAGTGGGCA AATCCTTGCTTCCGCGTCTGACGATATGAACATCATATTATGGGATCCGTTTCGATACGAAAAGAAACTGGTACTTCACACGCGTCATCAAGGAAATATATTTTCCGTTAAG TTCATGCCGAAATCGAACGACAGGATATTGGTATCTGGTGCTGGAGATGGGAAAGTACGAGTTCGTGATCTTACACTCGTCGAACCCATATTTTCGTGCAATTGTCACATAGGCCGTGTAAAACGTATCGCCACCGCGACTACCGTACCGTTTCTTTTTTGGAGTGCCGCGGAGGATGGTCTCGTGTTGCAATATGACATTCGTGCCCCTCATAATTGTAAAAGCAATGACTTTAACAGCGTTTTAGTAAATCTTATTAATCACGCGGGTCGATACGCGGAAGGCAAGTGTATTTCTGTGAATCCGAAAAAGCCCGAACTAATAGCCATCGGAGCCAATGATGCTTATATACGAATGTACGATCGTAGAATGATTAAGCTTTCTCAG GTGCCTATTTCGTCTCCACATAGTCGGTGGACAAGCGGAAATGTATGTATACGTCTAGCTGGTGCAGGTGATCCGGATGAGAATGTACCATTGGGTTGCGCACAATACTTTATCGCGG GCCATCTGCATTCTCGACAACGTGACTGTAACAGGAGTTTTACTACTACATATTTAACCTTTAGTGCTGATGGGAACGAGCTTCTTGTTAACATGGGTGGCGAACAAATTTATTTATTCGACGTTAACAATCCGAAAAACTTGAAGACTTGCTTTGGCTACTCTACGAATATGTATTTAG GAGACTTTGGAAAGTGCTACACAGACGAGGACAAAGATATTACAGATTTCACTAAGAAAAACATTAAAATCCTACCACCGCACGTTGAAGAATTGAAACGTCAA GCGAATGAAAGCTTTGAACAAGAAAAATATACATTGGCGATTAACTTGTACAATAAAGCAATCAGTTATTGTCCTACCGCAGCTGTGCTTTTCGCCAACAGAGCTGCTGCGTGTATGAAACGAACATG GGATGGTGATATATATGCTGCTCTCAAAGATTGCCAGACAACATTGCTTCTTGACCCAGGACACGTAAAAGCTCATTTTAG attgGCTCGGTGCCTTTTCGATTTACATCAATCAGTGGAagctgataaagtaattaaagaTTTTCAACAAAAATTTCCAGAGTATGCATCCAATTCTGCGTGCAAAGCATTAAAAATGGATATAAAAGAAGCTATAGAATCTG GTAGAGATAGTGACATAAATAAAACAATAATACAAATATCCGAATATGAACAAGAATGGCGACGTAATACAATTGATTATAAAATGAGGTTTTGCGGACATTGTAATACCACAACGGATATAAAGGAAGCCAACTTTTTTGGAAA CAACGGTCAATATATTGTGGCAGGATCGGACGATGGTTCCTTTTTTATTTGGGATCGTAATACCACGAATATCGTACGGGTCCTGAGAGGAGACGAACGTATCGTAAATTGTCTTCAACCTCATCCATCTACGTGTTTATTAGCTACTAGTGGTATCGATCCGGTAGTTAGATTATGGAGTCCTTTACCCGAG GATGGCAGTATAAACGAGAGAGAAATTCAAAATTTAGAAGATGCTGCATCTGCAAATCAAATTCGTATGAATAGCGATCCATTCGAAGTAATGCTCATGAATATGGGATATCGATTTCCTCTTCAACAAACTGGACTAAACGAAGACGATGATAATCAAGATCAATCAATTGTGCAACCTTTGAATTGCAGGCCAAGTTAA
- the LOC143430957 gene encoding uncharacterized protein LOC143430957 isoform X2, translating to MGQGTDTCTDRPAEVSVIRFVSRNRTIEEIAPKKEVYTCKQRGCGKTFTNQDEYKTHEALEALKIRFICREPGCGEELSDPGSMWRHYQEWHNNETNAFICPFTNCGSLHTTSTTLEEHIENCHRQPATLPTEPEVICFEDPENAVAEEVVQSTEECYEKRTNETFPIKVHRYNDNNEQSIPRNDSVQQQQNKQQVPHDQNTAVDSSKDYSPTRECLNEPGTFPMNENLIPSTENFLSKYEGNANKCSESEIEHSQEKTNVVYVNGDITITKNTKNEMCSISGKNEEHRVQLDNLDRIFRNDHDCEIPKNEETTTETNSNCSDDEEYTPKKQRMSRCKIPGCGAQVNNVTGLWKHYQDNHANSKLPIVQGTKNNELFRCKISGCETEFSTTVMLYKHFNEVHSNGTGNNGSTNAKTGNGSSFRYTEMFKDDTTNPRANFKTDIKAKNNININDCTISTDEQRLSSIVKKETRD from the exons ATGGGCCAAGGTACGGATACCTGCACAGACAGACCTGCTGAAGTTAGCGTAATCAGATTCGTCTCGAGGAATCGTACGATCGAAGAAATCGCTCCAAAGAAG GAGGTGTATACTTGCAAGCAAAGAGGTTGCGGTAAAACGTTCACCAATCAAGACGAATACAAAACGCACGAGGCTCTGGAAGCTTTAAAGATCAGGTTTAT ATGTCGAGAACCGGGATGCGGAGAGGAACTGTCGGATCCTGGAAGTATGTGGCGGCATTATCAAGAATGGCATAACAACGAAACAAACGCGTTTATATGTCCGTTCACAAATTGCGGTTCGTTGCATACGACTAGTACCACCCTAGAAGAACATATCGAAAACTGCCATAGGCAACCGGCGACACTGCCAACCGAACCGGAAGTAATATGTTTCGAGGATCCTGAGAACGCAGTGGCCGAAGAAGTTGTACAAAGTACAGAGGAATGCTACGAAAAGAGAACGAATGAAACTTTTCCCATAAAAGTACATCGGTACAATGATAATAACGAACAAAGTATTCCGAGAAACGACAGTGTACAGCAACAACAAAACAAACAGCAAGTACCGCACGATCAGAATACCGCTGTCGATAGTTCGAAAGATTATTCTCCGACTAGGGAGTGTTTAAACGAACCTGGCACATTTCCTATGAATGAAAATTTAATTCCAAGTACAGAGAACTTCTTATCCAAATACGAGGGTAACGCAAACAAATGTTCGGAATCAGAAATAGAACATTCCCAAGAGAAAACAAACGTAGTTTATGTAAACGGTGACATTACCATTACGAAGAATACAAAGAACGAGATGTGCAGTATAAGTGGAAAGAATGAAGAGCATAGAGTTCAGCTGGACAACCTTGATAGGATCTTCAGAAACGATCATGATTGCGAGATTCCAAAAAACGAGGAAACTACCACCGAAACAAATAGTAATTGTTCGGACGACGAAGAGTACACTCCGAAGAAACAACGCATGTCTAG ATGCAAGATTCCTGGATGCGGAGCACAGGTAAACAATGTAACCGGTCTATGGAAGCATTACCAGGACAATCACGCTAATTCAAAACTGCCAATAGTACAAGGAACTAAGAATAATGAATTATTTCG TTGCAAAATTTCTGGATGCGAAACAGAGTTTAGCACAACGGTAATGTTGTATAAACACTTTAACGAGGTGCATTCAAACGGCACTGGCAATAATGGTAGCACAAACGCAAAGACTGGGAATGGGAGTAGTTTTCGTTATACTGAAATGTTCAAAGATGATACTACCAACCCGCGAGCAAACTTTAAGACTGACATTAAAgcaaaaaataatattaacatAAATGACTGTACGATAAGTACTGATGAACAGAGATTATCATCGATCGTTAAGAAGGAAACTCGGGATTGA
- the Nop5 gene encoding nop5 ribonucleoprotein, with the protein MLVLFETPAGYAIFKLLDENKLTEVENLYHDFETPEAASKVVKLKHFEKFADTTDALVATTAAVEGKLCKSLKKILKKHCNELQEQLAVADAKLGNAIKDKLSLSCISNTAIQELMRCIRSQIDSLLAGLPKKEITAMALGLAHSLSRYKLKFSPDKVDTMIIQAVCLLDDLDKELNNYVMRCREWYGWHFPELGKIVADNIAFVKTVKVIGTRENTINSDLSDILSEDVEEKIKEAAEVSMGTEISEDDILNIQHLCDQVIEISQYRTQLYDYLKARMMAMAPNLTVLVGELVGARLISHAGSLINLAKHPASTVQILGAEKALFRALKTKKDTPKYGLIYHAQLVGQSSTKNKGKMSRMLAAKASLATRVDALGENGNFDLGAEHKAKLEARLRILEEGNLRRISGTGKAKTKFEKYHTKSEYIQYPAAADVTLSSGDKKRRHSDIEEKKPLIEEVTKSDVEVPKKKKKKEASDNIDESVVQTEVETAQMSKKKKKKMKSEETEGDQDNQFGVKIEKQEEECEKDPEVSTEQIKKKKKKKDKDHQEVQEATFSNDETSEKVVSEKKKKKKKKSQDE; encoded by the exons ATGTTGGTATTATTTGAAACTCCAGCGGGATATGCTATTTTTAAG TTGCTCGATGAAAATAAATTAACAGAAGTAGAGAACCTTTACCACGATTTCGAAACACCCGAAGCAGCTAGTAAAGT AGTGAAACTAAAGCACTTTGAAAAGTTTGCGGATACTACCGATGCTCTTGTAGCTACTACAGCAGCAGTAGAAGGTAAACTTTGTAAATCGTTGAAGAAAATACTTAAAAAGCATTGCAATGAACTTCAAGAACAACTAGCCGTAGCTGACGCTAAGCTGGGTAACGCCATAAAGGATAAACTTAGTTTGTCTTGTATCAGCAACACTGCTATACAAGAATTAATGAGATGTATAAGAAGTCAAATAGACAGTTTACTGGCTGGTCTTCCTAAAAAAGAAATAACAGCCATGGCTTTAGGTTTAGCGCATAGTCTTTCAAGGTATAAACTGAAATTTTCACCTGATAAAGTTGATACAATGATAATACAAGCTGTTTGTCTGTTGGACGATCTAGACAAAGAATTGAATAACTATGTTATGCGTTGTCGCGAATGGTATGGTTGGCACTTTCCTGAACTTGGAAAGATCGTTGCAGATAACATAGCATTTGTGAAAACGGTAAAGGTAATCGGAACTAGAGAAAATACTATAAATTCAGATTTATCCGACATACTATCAGAAGATGTAGAAGAGAAGATAAAGGAGGCCGCCGAAGTATCGATGGGAACTGAAATTTCTGAAGATGACATATTAAATATTCAACATTTATGCGATCAAGTTATCGAAATCTCCCAATACAGGACACAGCTGTACGACTACCTTAAAGCAAGGATGATGGCAATGGCCCCAAATTTGACCGTGCTTGTTGGAGAATTGGTTGGCGCCCGTTTAATTTCACACGCTGGATCTTTAATCAATCTTGCCAAGCATCCAGCATCCACTGTACAAATACTTGGTGCGGAAAAAGCTCTTTTCAGAGCGTTAAAAACTAAAAAAGACACTCCTAAATACGGTTTAATTTATCACGCGCAACTTGTTGGACAATCTTCGACAAAAAATAAAGGAAAAATGTCGCGAATGTTAGCGGCTAAAGCATCATTAGCAACTAGAGTAGATGCATTAGGAGAGAATGGAAATTTCGATCTTGGCGCTGAACATAAGGCTAAATTGGAGGCACGTTTGAGAATACTAGAAGAAGGGAATCTCCGCAGAATCAGCGGAACCGGCAAAGCGAaaacaaaatttgaaaaatatcaTACTAAAAGCGAGTACATTCAGTATCCCGCTGCTGCCGATGTAACTCTTTCAAGTGGCGATAAGAAGAGGCGGCATTCCGATATTGAAGAGAAGAAACCGCTAATCGAAGAAGTTACAAAATCGGATGTAGAAGTAcctaagaaaaagaagaagaaagaagctAGCGATAATATAGACGAATCGGTTGTTCAAACAGAGGTTGAAACAGCACAAATgtcaaagaagaagaaaaagaagatgaaATCAGAAGAAACAGAGGGAGATCAGGACAATCAATTTGGTGTGAAGATTGAAAAACAAGAGGAAGAATGTGAAAAAGATCCTGAAGTCTCGACAG AgcaaataaaaaagaagaaaaagaaaaaagataaaGATCATCAAGAAGTTCAGGAAGCCACATTTTCAAATGACGAAACTAGTGAAAAAGTTGTAagcgagaaaaagaaaaagaagaaaaagaagtctcaagatgaatga